A window of the Chondrinema litorale genome harbors these coding sequences:
- a CDS encoding T9SS type A sorting domain-containing protein → MNKLITFTSQLLILFVSFITIQFATAQCTSCNFTYTAPSSSNLTLSNNNKTYCITGSGEYSGNISLTGNNSNLCIGENVVFTGTLDITSSSAEVNNYGTITTSSISFSGTINNYGLMQVNGDIDVNSSGNLNNYNTSYGAMEINGALNVNNGADMVVQGTVIINGDVTVVSGGEISLEGAGLEIDGDLLVDGKIYGDGTATGCNGISYTGTGTVENGGKLNDLDICNSSSPSDTDETGSGVTQCNCSSSILPVKYTSFTAEYLEYESVTKLSWTTASEDNNDYFIVEKSENGYVFTQIGTINSSSNGTEAAQYNYFDRVALHGIAYYRLTQVDKDGNSTSSKVIVVKNNSITTLDFDVAVTSQNTLELLVSHTGVQGEVSIFNLQGSTIYNNTVEISNNSLEIEVNNFASNTMYIVVLKSANTTISKKIMAL, encoded by the coding sequence ATGAACAAGCTAATTACTTTTACCAGCCAATTATTAATTCTTTTTGTTTCATTTATTACTATTCAATTTGCAACAGCTCAGTGCACTTCTTGCAACTTTACTTATACTGCACCTAGTTCAAGTAATTTAACCCTCAGTAATAATAATAAAACATACTGCATTACTGGTTCTGGTGAATACAGTGGTAATATTAGCTTAACTGGAAATAATTCTAACCTTTGTATTGGTGAAAATGTAGTTTTTACAGGTACACTTGATATTACTTCTTCTAGCGCAGAAGTAAATAATTACGGTACAATTACTACTTCTTCTATCTCATTTAGTGGAACAATTAATAACTATGGATTAATGCAAGTAAATGGAGATATTGATGTAAACTCTAGTGGTAATCTAAATAACTATAACACATCTTATGGTGCAATGGAAATCAACGGAGCATTAAATGTGAATAACGGTGCAGACATGGTTGTTCAAGGAACAGTTATTATTAATGGTGATGTAACAGTTGTAAGTGGTGGTGAAATTAGTTTAGAAGGTGCAGGTTTAGAAATTGATGGTGACTTATTAGTAGATGGTAAAATATATGGTGATGGCACTGCAACTGGTTGCAACGGTATTAGTTACACAGGAACAGGTACTGTAGAAAATGGTGGTAAGCTTAATGACCTTGATATTTGTAATAGCAGTTCTCCTTCAGATACTGATGAAACTGGTTCTGGTGTAACTCAGTGTAACTGTAGCTCATCTATATTACCAGTAAAGTATACAAGTTTTACTGCTGAATATTTAGAGTACGAAAGTGTTACAAAGCTATCATGGACTACAGCATCTGAAGATAACAACGACTATTTTATAGTAGAAAAATCTGAAAATGGTTATGTTTTCACTCAAATAGGAACTATAAATAGTAGTTCAAATGGTACTGAAGCAGCTCAATATAACTACTTTGATAGAGTGGCTTTACATGGAATTGCTTATTACAGATTAACTCAAGTAGATAAAGATGGAAACAGTACTTCTTCTAAAGTAATAGTTGTGAAAAATAACTCAATTACTACGCTTGATTTTGATGTAGCGGTTACTTCTCAAAATACATTAGAGCTTTTGGTAAGTCATACAGGTGTACAAGGTGAGGTTTCAATCTTTAATCTACAAGGCTCAACTATTTATAATAACACAGTAGAAATTTCTAATAACAGCTTAGAAATAGAAGTAAATAACTTCGCTTCAAACACGATGTATATTGTTGTTCTAAAAAGTGCTAATACTACAATATCTAAAAAAATTATGGCTCTTTAA
- a CDS encoding LLM class flavin-dependent oxidoreductase — protein MELGIGMFGDLTFDKSKKQFQSPKQRLNEMIEQVKLSEELGLDCFLLGEHHRPDYVVSSTEIVLAALASVTNKIKLGSGVTVLSSADPVKVYQDYSTLDLLSDGRAEIVAGRGSFIESFPLFGYDLKDYNALFEEKLDLLLQLNEKETINWEGKYRAPIKDQTVYPRPEQALPIWIAVGGTPESVYRAARLGIPIIFAIIGGMPSQFKPLIDFYKQEYEKNGHDMSKMKVGVHSHTFVTETNEQLISNYFPYYAAQMDRVGQSRGWPPYSQRQFMGGISKDGALFMGEPNEVADKILETIEMFGLDRYVAHIDVGGPEHKDLMKSIELYGTKVVPQLRKASSK, from the coding sequence ATGGAATTAGGTATAGGAATGTTTGGTGACCTTACTTTTGATAAAAGTAAAAAACAATTTCAGTCACCAAAACAGCGATTGAATGAAATGATAGAGCAAGTAAAGCTATCAGAAGAATTGGGTTTAGATTGCTTTTTACTTGGAGAACACCACCGGCCAGATTATGTAGTTTCATCAACAGAGATTGTGTTAGCAGCTTTGGCTTCAGTTACAAATAAAATAAAACTTGGCAGTGGGGTTACAGTTTTAAGTTCTGCAGATCCTGTAAAAGTATATCAAGATTATTCAACTTTAGATTTACTATCTGATGGAAGAGCCGAAATTGTGGCTGGTAGAGGAAGTTTTATAGAATCTTTTCCTTTGTTTGGTTATGATCTTAAAGATTATAATGCCCTGTTTGAAGAGAAATTGGATTTACTACTTCAATTAAACGAGAAAGAAACAATTAATTGGGAAGGGAAATATAGAGCGCCTATTAAAGATCAAACAGTATATCCAAGACCAGAGCAAGCATTGCCAATTTGGATAGCTGTTGGTGGAACACCTGAGTCGGTATATAGAGCAGCTAGATTGGGTATACCAATCATTTTTGCAATTATTGGTGGCATGCCAAGTCAGTTTAAGCCTTTGATTGATTTCTATAAACAGGAATATGAGAAGAATGGACATGATATGAGTAAAATGAAAGTTGGTGTGCATTCTCATACTTTTGTAACAGAAACAAACGAGCAGTTAATTTCTAATTATTTCCCTTATTATGCAGCACAAATGGATAGGGTTGGACAGTCAAGAGGATGGCCTCCATATTCTCAAAGACAATTTATGGGAGGCATTAGTAAAGATGGTGCATTGTTTATGGGTGAGCCTAACGAAGTTGCAGACAAAATTCTTGAAACTATAGAGATGTTTGGCTTAGACAGATACGTTGCGCATATTGATGTGGGTGGCCCTGAACATAAAGATTTAATGAAATCTATAGAGCTATATGGAACTAAAGTGGTTCCTCAACTAAGAAAAGCTTCCAGTAAATAA
- a CDS encoding cupin domain-containing protein, translating into MENRREFIAKSGFCGFAHLFGCPFFAFIDMTDVTPTKYYFEDDGIIPNSKYPLLIYQSAFNLKGNEGANWLEKHFKANNWFNSWRWGVYPFHHYHSTTHEVLGCFQGSALLHLGGEKGEKIQVKGGDIIVIPAGVGHKCISHSNDFTVVGAYPNGRDWDLLKGEPNDRPKADRNIAAVSLPETDPFTGKKGGLLLAWE; encoded by the coding sequence ATGGAGAATCGAAGAGAGTTTATAGCAAAATCTGGCTTTTGTGGATTTGCCCATCTTTTTGGTTGTCCATTTTTTGCTTTTATTGATATGACTGATGTTACACCCACGAAATATTATTTTGAGGATGATGGTATAATTCCCAACAGTAAATATCCTCTTCTTATCTACCAATCTGCTTTCAATTTGAAAGGTAATGAAGGTGCTAATTGGTTAGAAAAACATTTTAAAGCAAACAATTGGTTTAATTCATGGCGTTGGGGAGTTTATCCTTTTCATCATTATCATAGTACAACTCATGAAGTACTAGGCTGTTTTCAAGGGAGTGCATTGTTACACTTGGGAGGAGAAAAAGGTGAAAAAATACAAGTAAAAGGTGGCGACATTATTGTAATTCCAGCAGGAGTAGGACATAAATGTATTTCACACAGTAATGACTTTACTGTTGTAGGTGCGTATCCAAATGGCAGAGATTGGGATTTACTCAAAGGAGAACCCAATGACCGCCCAAAAGCTGATAGAAATATTGCCGCTGTTTCTTTACCAGAAACAGATCCTTTTACAGGTAAAAAAGGAGGATTATTACTTGCTTGGGAATAA
- a CDS encoding STAS/SEC14 domain-containing protein encodes MEVVYESSFLKMVYFRSQELMEAIWLPATREMTTEQYRAEFLTYIIQYSRYKITKLLADEKQLLFQVDSEMQKWINKLVKETPNFQTEKIAIVYSDDFIQKINVKQMMSHVDLSHFNTLFFEQKEDAQKWLMTDKLNTKNKPVLLLYNNEYTNAFELLDYKEEQNKVV; translated from the coding sequence ATGGAAGTTGTTTATGAAAGCTCTTTTTTAAAAATGGTTTATTTTCGTTCGCAAGAACTTATGGAAGCTATCTGGTTACCTGCTACCAGAGAAATGACAACAGAACAATACAGAGCTGAGTTTTTAACCTACATTATACAATATAGTAGATATAAGATCACAAAACTTCTTGCAGATGAAAAGCAACTTCTATTTCAAGTTGACTCTGAAATGCAGAAATGGATAAATAAACTAGTAAAGGAAACACCGAATTTTCAGACTGAAAAAATAGCCATTGTATATAGTGATGACTTTATTCAAAAAATAAATGTAAAACAAATGATGAGTCATGTAGATTTATCTCATTTTAATACTTTGTTTTTTGAACAAAAAGAAGATGCTCAAAAATGGCTTATGACCGATAAATTAAACACAAAAAACAAACCTGTATTACTTCTGTATAACAATGAATACACTAATGCATTTGAGCTTTTAGATTACAAAGAAGAGCAAAATAAGGTGGTGTAA